From the genome of Scyliorhinus torazame isolate Kashiwa2021f chromosome 23, sScyTor2.1, whole genome shotgun sequence:
aactccctgtacactgtccccatcaaacactcccagggcagggacagcaaaGTGTGAGATAGAGCGGCGAGCTCCCTTTACTTTGttacaatcaaacactcccaggacaggtgcagcacgatattatatacagagtgaagctccccatacactgtccccatcaatcacttccaggataggtacatcacggggttatatgcagagtaaagctccatctacactgtctccatcaaatattcccaggacagctaccgcacggggttatgtgcagagtaaagctccctctccactgtcaccattaaatactcccaggacaggtacagcacgcgttagatacagagtaaagctccctctacactatccccatccaacactcccaggacaggcacagcacggggttggatacagagtaaagctccctctacactgtccccatccaacactcccacgacaggcacatcacggggttagatacagagtgaagttccctctacattgtcccccatcaaacacacccaggataggaacagcacggggttagttacagagtaaatctccatcgaaACTCTCCTCTAAAACCTTCACCGGGCAGTTGCATATGAACATAGGAAgtgaagttggccattcagcccgtcgatcctgctctgccatacAATACGATGACGTGTCATCATTGACTGCAATACCTTTGTGCCCACACTAGCCCTATAGCCCTTTCTGTCATTGGGATTTAGATATCTGCCAAGCTCTGCTCtaaacatactcagtgactgagcttccacctcCCTCTGGAATAGCGAAtaccaaatattcacaaccctttgagtagaggcatttctcctcatctccgtcctaattaGCTTCCCCCAATTCTTGCAATTGTATCTCCTGGTGCCAGGACAACATCTTACCCGCAATCTACCCTGTCTGTCCCActgagtattttgtaggtttcaatgagttcACCTCTCATCATTGAAACTCAAAATAATGCAGGCCCAGttttcccaatctctcttcattggGCAATCCCGCCACAGCTGGTACGAGAGTGGTGAACATTTGTCAACACACTCTAACACAAAAAGGCCTTTCCATTATAtttttcagccaataaaggggcaatttagcgtgtcctatATACCTACGGCGCACATATTTGTGTTACGGACGTGAGATTCTGGCAATCACCGGAAAATGTTTAAACTCCACGCGGAcattgacctggggccaggatcgatcccggttccttgacgcagtgaggcagcagtgataaccactgtgccactcggaCGCTCCGATAATTTTCTTCCTCAGATAAAGGGACCAAAATTGCACCCAATGCTCCTGGTGCGGCTTACCCAAGTTCCAATACAGATGAAGCAGGACCTCATaatcctgtattcaaatcctcttgcgcTAAAAGTCAGCTTTCTTAAGATCTGCCGCACCTGCATTGTAGCACTGTCGCGAGGAGCTGCTATAATCATATAATATCTACAGTGCGTTAAGTCCATCGAATCGGCACCGACCTTGTAACAGGGCGCACTACCTTGATCCAATTCTCCACCTTATCCTGATAAGCCCACAATCCCCCAAACCTTCCTACCTTTGTGACACGAAGGAGCAATCTTTTAGCATTGCGCTTTCCCCAAACCTGCAAACCTTTGTGACACAAAGGAGCAATCTTTTAGCATTGCGCTTTCCCCAAACCTGCAAACCTTTGTGACACAAAGGAGCAATCTTTTAGCATTGCGCTTACCCCAAACCTGCAAACCTTTGTGCCACAAAGGAGCAATCTTTTAGCATTGCGCTTTCCCCAAACCTGCAAACCTTTGTGACACAAAGGAGCAATCTTTTAGCATGGCCGGGCCacctaatcctgcacatctttgtgctgtggcagGGAACTGaagctcccggaagaaacccacgcagacacgggggtagGATGAaatatccacacagacagtgacttacgGCCGGAATTGTACCCGAGTACCTGGAGATACCAAGCAACATTATTTTTTGATTATATTTTTATTGTGGCATTTGTATCTCTGTAAACCAAAGAGACAACAAACAGGAAATActataataaataaataaccatCGCCCCTGCTTCGCACCCTCCCTGATGTTACCCTCTTCCCACTCAGCTGTTATTTTAAATACCaaaatcccccctttccccaattcCCACTGGTGACTTAAACATCAAGGAATGAATTAATAAACGGATTCGATCGACAGGCAAATCtctccaccgaccctctcaaagcgaacttgatttttttccatcctGAGGAAGTCAGCGAAGTCGCTCGCACACATCCCCGCATTCGGCGGCCCAGAGTGactccaccccaacaagatccgtctccgggctaccaaagagacaAAGGCGAAAACATCGGCCTCTGTCACCCCCTCGATTCACGGGTCCCCACACTCCAAAAACTGGCACTTCTGGACTCGGGTCCACCTTCGTTTCGAAGTATTTATTTATccttgaatgtgtgagtgtgtgtgtctctgtgcctaATTCTGTAGTTTATAAGTATTTTACATCTATCTGACATATATTACATTATTATTAATTATATATTTCCATATCTATTGATATTATTGACCGAGGTgataatatatacatatatatatatatatatatatgcatgcaCATATATATATGCAAGTAATCGCAGGCACTGGGAAGCTCAGTGTTGCAGCTGGACCTTGGGgtccttgttcacagatccctgaatgaAGGTGGCAGTGCAGGTGAACAGGGGAGTTAAGTAGGCACGTGGTACACTTGCCTTCATGAGTCgtagcatagaatataagagtaatTAGGTTCTTTTGGAGCTACATAGTACGTTGGTTagggccaattcattttttttttcaaaataatgggcaatttaacatggccaatccatctacccaacgcgtctttgggttgtgggagcgaaacccacgcaaacacggggagaatgtgcaaactccacacggacagtgacccagagcaggaatcgaacctgggataccggcgccgtgaggcagcaatgttagccACTGCGCCACAGTACTGCACCTTtcgatcattaacatatattgtgcacATCTGTGGTCCTGGCACCGATCCCTTTGGAAACCCTCTATTCACTACCTGTTTTCTCCTTGTCTGTATTTCCTGTCTGCGAACCAGTGTCCTGTCCATCTTAATAAATTACGTGCTTTAATTATGCACACTAATCTACGATGCATAACTTTGTCAAACAACTTCTGACAGTAGACATATatcacatctactggctccccctcgtcaactttaCTCATTGCAACCTCGAAGAATTCCATTAGAATTATCaaacatcagggcagcacggtgacgcagtggtagcactggtACCACATGTAGCTCACATGgtagcacattctcccattgtctgcgtgggtttcacccccacaatccagaggtgtgcggggtaggtggattggccacgctaaattgcgccttaattggaaaaaaataattgggtactctaaatttataaaaaagcaaGAATTGTCAAGCCTGGTTTCCACTTGatgaatctatgctgactctgtccgatcctggcaCTATTTTCTGAGTGTTATGTTTTGTGCTCTTTTTTCTGACTGCCCTGTTCCCACCATTATATTACACGCAAACAATTTAGTAGCAGCACgcaagcacagtggatagcatagttgcttcatcgctccagtgacccaggttcgattcccggcttgggtcactgtctgtgcggagtgtggacattctccccgtgtctgcgtgggtttccaccgggtgctccggtttcctcccagtgtccagagatatgcacgtttggtgcattggccatgataaattgcccttagtgtccaaaaatattaagtggggttactgggttaccgcgaTAGTGTATGTGTCCCAGTGCCTGGTTCTGAAGTTTATACGTATTTTATATCTATCTGACATATATTACATTATTGTTCATTATATATTTCTATATCTATTGATATTATTGACCGAgattgggtgggttgctcttttcaagggccgatacagactccatgggccgaatggccgctttctgaactttgatttcCATGGAGCTGGCGGTCGCTGATCATTATCGCAGCTGTAATTATGCAAGTCCCGGAAGGTGCTGGTATCGGAGCAATACAAGTATTCAGCCGCTCTGTTCACTCAAGGCATTTTCCAAGATGTCTGTTGTagcgagaacaaagaacaagggaAATATATATTTCAACCAATTTTATTCAATGAAAGACAAGAGGCAACCAAATTTCGGTAATACTACCCATTTGGATGGCTTGAACAAAGAGACTGCCCGAACCTCGAGTCTCTCTGGGCCGCCATCACGAAGGTGATGTCGCTGGCTGCTTCCTTGTTTCCCTCTCTGGTCAGTCTTCTAGATGGCCACGGCCACTTATCACGCCGATTGTTCACTCCTGAGAGGTCTTGGACGTCTACGTTTATGCAACTCCCTTCGGACCTTTCTGGAAGCTTCTGTGGCCTTCTATCAATGAGGCCTCGGGAGGTGTACCAACATCCAATGCATTCGGTGATTGCTACTTGGCAGAACGTCGGGGCCCGCCACAAATGTCCCTCTCCTGAGGTAGTTGGCACGTATCTTGTCGCTGTATAATGTTACGGTGGCAACTCTGGGCGCCGGAAAGAGTGGCTACATCTAGGTACCCAATAAAGCTGGTCACAACAATTGAAACAATGATGCGAttcggcaagaattggggagcataagatggaaacagtaactgtcagggataggcataagtgagatgtggagcttgttcaaggaacaaatactgcgtgtccttgatattatgtccctgtcaggcagggaggaaatggtcgagtgaggttcacaaaagaggttgaatggcttcgcaagaggaagaagggggcttatgtaaggatgagaaaacaaggtgcaGTTAGGGCACTGGAGCGATACAAGGTAGCTAGgatggagctcaagaaagggcttaggagagctaggagggagcaTGACATATCCTTGgcgggaaggatcaaggaaaaccacaaggcttttatacttatgtgaggaataaaagaatgaccaaggtgaagttacggccggtcaaggacagtagtgggaacgtgtgcatggattcTGAaggtataggagaggccctaaatgaatatattTCTTCAATGTTTACaacggagaggggccatgttgttgagggggatagtgcgatacaggctggtcggctggaggaggtagatattcggaaggaagatgtgttagaaattttgagaagcctgatgaTAGATAGgttccctgggcctgatgggataagtcctaggattctttgggaggcgagggatgagattgcagagcctttggctttgacctttatgacctcactgtctgcaggaatagtgccagaagactggagagaggcgaatattgtccccttgttcaagaaagggaataggtgtaACCCTGGGAataataggccggttagtctcacttcggtcataggtacatTATTGGAATGGGTCCTGAGGcagaggatttatgatcatttggaaagatacagcttaatccaggatagtcagcacggatttctgaggtgtaagtcttgcctcacaagtttcattttattctttgagaaggtaactaagtacatagatgaaggtagagcagctgatgtcgtatgcatggattttagtaaggcgtttgataagttgccccatggtcggctcatgcagaaagtaaggaggcatggcacagagggaaatttggccgattggatcagtaactggctatcacatagaagacagagggtggtggtagatggcaatttTTCATCCTGCAGCCCAGTCACcacgatgtaccacagggatcctctgcgatttgtgatttttatcaatgacttggatgatggagttgaaggttggattagtaaatttgctgatgacaccaagatcgaAGGAGTAATGGATAATGGGGAGGgcagttgtaggctgcaaagagacattgataggatgcagagctgggctgaaatgtggcagatggagtttaaccctgataagtgtgaggtgattaattttggtaggacaaatttgaatacggattacaaggctaacggcagggttctggagaatgtggaggagcagagagatctcgcagttcatatccatagatctctgaaagttaccatccaagtggatagagccgtgaagaaagcctatagcgtGTTAGCATTTATCAACagggggactgagtttaagagccgttaggttatgctgcaactgtacaagacgttggttcgaccacatttggagtattgagtgcagttctggtcacttcattataggaagcatgtggaagcattgcaaagggtgcaaacgagatttaccaggatgctgcctggattggagggtaggtcctatgaggaaaggttgagggagcgagggcttttctcattggagcgaaggaggatgtgaggtgacttaattgagatgtataaaatgatgagagggatagatagagtggacgttcagcgactttttcctcgggtgggtgTTGCTTATACGgttggcataactataaggttcattttggaagatataggagggatttcagaagtaggttctttactcagagagtggttggggcgtgggccacactcccagctatggtagtggagtcgcacactttaggaactttcaagcgatcATTGGAtatgcatatggagtgcactagaatgattgcgaGTCGGTTGATTTGattttagtttcagactagttcggcacaacatcgtgggcctaacggcctatactgtgctgtacagttctatgttttatgttctatgataTCCTGATGGGTGAGTGACGGGGCAGGACCAAGCATGTTCCGGAAGTTTGTCTGGGTGTTGTGTTTCACTTTTGGTCAAGTCCGAGTTCCAAGGCTGAGTGAGCTTTCACTCCAGTTTCATATTCAATGCCCAATCCTTTCTTTTAAAATTTCCAGTTGAATCAGGCCTAAACCTATGCGAAGCCCGCTGACCACACAAGTCTTTCCGCGTTCAAAGCATATCTCTAAGAACCTGTATCAATTTCACTGTGAAATGGCATTGAGAACACAAACGTTTAACGAAGCATTGTGAACGATTATCTTTTCTGCTTAAAATCTGTAGTGAATACAATTGCTCAATGAAAGTGGCGTCCAAACATGTTTTGTGATTACAAATTGATCTGATCAATTCTGAAATTTTAGTGGGGTTTTTTATTCGCGTCATTGGTTGAATTCACTGACGTGTTGTGGTAGTTTTTGTCATTAAATCTTCCCCGTATCGCACCGCCCTTCTCAGCTCTGCCCTGAATTTTGATTGGGTGAGAGCGTACATACAGGTGCTCGTACAGCAGTTCAGTGTACTGAGCATGTCGGCGAGTTCATGAATAACAGCCACGGGCTCTTTGAAGTCGTGGAAACTGTAGGTTGCAGTGATCCGTGAGAAAAGAAAGAGTCCGATCGTTGGCATCCACAGCAAGATGAAACTGGCGAAGGCTGCAATGAGCAAAACCAGGGCTTTCCTCCGATTCTGCATCTCGGGGTCCCCGGAACTCTGACCATCTCCCCGGAACGCCCGCCGCACCTCACTGGCCGCCAGGACGTGCCTGACCGTCAAAAGATTGAGCAGTATCACAGCGAAGTAGGGAACTAATGGATTTAAAATTAGCTTCACCCAGTAAAATACCCTCCAGGCGTGAATCGAATCTGTGTTGTCAGCATTTCTGGTTTTCGTCTCCAGTTCTTCGTGGTCATAGTAATGAACATTTGTGAAGAAATTAGGGATGCTGCTCAAATATGTCCCAAGATAAATCGCTCCAACGATCAGCGCTGCAGATTTGGGGTCACAGTACCTTCGTTTAAAACTCTGGCAGCAGATGGCCACGAAGCGGTCAAAGGTGAAGGACACAGTCAGCCAGACTGAGCAGTTGGTGACAGCGACACTCATGATAGAGTTCAAACCATATACTAAGCTATTAAGGTAAAACGTCTGTGGTACCCGAGGCGCCAGTATATGGTTGATCAGAACAAGAAATATGAGGACAAGCAGGTCCGCTGAGACCATGGCTACCAGGTAGATAGTTGTTCGCTTGCACAGACCACAGTCCTTGAGTCGGAGGATCATCAGAGTGACTAGGTTGGCTGTAATAAAGAAAGGATAAGTGGGATTACACATATCAGCCAAAGGACCTACTTGTGAATTCAGAACATAACGTCAACCTCCGCAGCGTCATTTCTCTCTGCCCTGTTTATATGTTTGCAAAAGCCCCAGCCCGGCAGTCCAAGCATCTTTAGTTTAGGTGGAATGGCCTTGGTAAATTGATGtccagtgttgtgggagtgaggttacAGGGTTACAGAGATAATGCCCAGTAATGGGCCGAGGTCGGAGGTTTTTTCAGAGGGCCGGCGCATacttttgggccgaatggcctccttatgcactgtattctATAGACGAAAACTAACTCCACACAACAACCTTTCTCTTCTATTACTTTTATTCAGTCTCCATCTGTCAGCTGATTCCTCTATAAGTTCTtgaattcccttcttaaacagcacggTTCTCTTCTCCTTCGAAATGCCCTTTAAAATGCCTTGCCGATTGATTTTGCCCTCCTTTCCAAATCTCTTGCCATCGAATATGAGTCAAGTTCTCCTTCCCCGTATGTCATCACTTTCAAAGTTTCACAAGAATTGCAACTAGTTGCAGTGATGCACAGAGGAAAGGTATACAGTTAGAAACAATGACAATAAGAATCAGCAGCGAAAAAAGACAACTCTAAACGAAACTGATCTGTATAAGGAACAAATCAGCACATATTGTGACAGTTACACATGCAGTTGCTGAACTAGACACTTTCAGGGCATCGGAACTGCAAAAGGAGTAATGGGCGGACATGTCCATGGGGTGATGTACCGAGTGGGAGGTCTTGTTAGCTGAAGAAACTGGAGACTGAGTGGAGTCAGTAAATCAGGGTTCTCAATGGATGAATGCAGAAATCACTGATCGTGGTAGTGTTGTGTAGAATTAAAGTGGTCAGAGGGGCCAGGACATAAAATAGTTTTCAGCAACAACATGAATTTTAATGTGTGACTCTACCGGGGATGCATATTGGTCAGGCGGGTTGCCAATGTGCGCGATCGGACATGAACAACTGAACTGTGAAACACATGAATTTTGTGGGAGGTGGGAGCTTGTAAATTGGCAAGGAAAGCATTGGCTGACACAAGGCCAGGAGAGGGAGAGGCGCTAAGAGTGCTTGAGAACATGAAGAAATAAGAGCATAAAGAGATCCGGAATTACAATAAATCGAATGGAAAACTGCAAACGTAGACAGGGCATTCCTTGCAACTCACAAGATTATCAGTTCAGTTTATTACAAGCGATGATCCCCACCTGTCCTTGAGGTACTCCACCAATCTCGGCCTGCAATCCCGTTAAAATTAGACCACATGACGTATTTTTTGTGATATGTCTTTGAGTCAATGTTCTCTCCATACTAattatcaccctcacaccaaccttacATGTTGCACCTTTTAATCCAAGTGTATAAAGGTTATTGCATCTCGTTTTTCAACCAGACGTGGTACATCGGGGTAACTGTCGATTGTCGTGATTCAAGAATTATGGCTAGTGTCAGACGTTATGCTATCCACATTTATTAATGCCCAAAATATTTTTTTCGAAATCACAGTGTGACGGCGATACAATAGTTCCACAAACGAAACATAGATAGCGAGTTTGAAATAAATGGCAAATTGAACATGATGTGCGACAAATTGGTCAGAACAGCATGCATGACAATATTCCATTTCTTGGGTACATTGAAGAAAGTCGCAAGACGGAGGAATTTCGGATGTCACTTAAACGGGTGGTATTTTAAACAATGAGGCAGgcaatcaaaaattgcagcaggatcctgATGTTGTGAAAGTCGGTCGCTAAATGGCAAATGGAGGTCAATACAGATACGTGTGAGATGTTGCATTTTAGAAAGTCAAATCAAAGGTATGtctttcacggtgaatggtaggaccttagcgagtatcgtggaacagagggaccttggggttcaggtgcatggttctctaaaggtggagtcaccgaTAGCTAAGCCAGTGAAGTAGGCTTttggaatgctggccttcattagacagggcattgagtatagaagttgggaacttaggttgcagttgtacaggacgttgtgaggccgcacctggactattgtgtacaGTTTGGTCACGTTGCTATAGGAAAAATGTTATTAAACTGGAtacagtgcagcaaagatttacaagGACGTTGCCAGGACTTAagagactgagttatagggagaggttGGGTAGGCTACCACTTTTTTCTTTAGAACGTAGGAGACCGAGAGGCGATCTTATGAAGATGCGTAAGATCATGAGAGGATGTGGTGAATGCACTCAGGTTCTTTtttccagggttggggaatcgaggacCAGAATTATAGGTATAAGttaagaggagaaagaattaatgCGAACCTGTGGTGCAAAGATTTTTTCACAGCGGGTgttacgtatgtggaatgagctgttgTATCAAGTGGTTGAAGCAGGGACATTGACACCATTAAAAAGACATTTGGACAGATacttggataggaaaggtttagaaggATATGTGTCAAATACTGGCAAtcagggttagcttagatgggctttttggttgactTTGTTCATTCGTTCttgggatgcgggcgtcgctggctgggccagcattcgttGTCCATCCGTAATTGCTCGTGAACTGAGTGGATTTCTAGGACATTTCAGAggggggctgttaagagtcaaccacatcactgtgtgcGCCTGGAgtggcatgtaggccagaccgggtaaggacggcaggttcccttccctgaaggagatACATTGACCAGAGGAGTATTCAAATCGccaatgggttcatggtcatcatcaggtcagaatttattttttattcaaatgtcaccatctgccatggtgggatgtgCATCCGGGACTTCAGACCATAATTCTGGGTATCTGGATTTCTAGTCGAACCAATACAACTACGGCACTGCCTCCCTTGGATCAGTTTGGACTGAAGGACCTgactccgtgccgtagattctatgattctatgacaacatGTTAACGTGCATTCCTGGGGAGCATATCCGAAGGTCGGTGGAATTTTCGCCTTGGAACACAAGACGTAGTCGTTGTCAATTAATGAGCAATCAGTTTCAATTGCATTTCATGACAGAAGAACATCGTTATACTGAAATAAGAAGGGGGTGAAGCCCTTGGCACATGACAAAAGTCTCGAACACCACACGAGGTTCAACATTGGCCGCCAGGGGGTTAGTTGAAATACATTGATTGTATTCGCTGCTTAGAACCTGCACTTCCCAAATTTAGGTGGTAATTGCTTTGCGGGACACTGACAGTTTTCAAGCATAACGTGGAGATTCCGGGTATCAATTGCTCAATTTTGTACCTTGCTCTTAGAGTAACAACCATAATCCAGGGGCTACAGCTTTGTTCTCACGAAGCTAACCCAAAATGATGGGTGATGACGTTATCAGTCGGTTAGAAAATTGGCAGCCTTATGAACTCATCGTTCAGTTCAACAAGTCAAACCAGATTTTCTCCATAATACTGTTGTTCTCCCAAACATCGCCCAAATTGATTGTTCCTTTGTCTTTTATTTTGGACAACCCTGTTCATTTTTCGTGCTGGGTAAAATGTGTGTTTATTTACTGCAACATTTACCACTGCAAATACATTTTGCAGCATGGCAACTTTCGTAATTTGACGATTAGCTAATCTCAGATGTGGTGGTTCTACCCTCAACACTTTCAGTTGCACAATGCTAATCACTCACCACCATTCCTGAAGAATGGACTCAAGCGTTCAGTTTGCAGAGTCTCCGTCGAAGCTTCGAGGTCGGTTATATACCTGCAACGTCTAgttttgttcttatttcagatcaGAGAATCAAAGAATACCACAGCACAGGATGTGTCCATTAgacccatgaagtctgcaccaacacttggaaagagaacgctacctaggcccattctctgatcctgtccccgtaacccagttacccgagCTTCTATCCTTTtgcacacaaagggacaatttagcatgaccattccACGTAACCTGCAATGTTTGGACGTTTGGAAGTTAAACATTAAAATGCGACAAGAGAGAATATTCGAACTGCGCAAAATTGCAGCGTCTACATTAACACTAAAATAGAGTGTAACTTGTACATACCCAAGATAATTAGAGTCTAACTAACACACTGCAGCAGAAATTGGTGAATGTAATCAACACCCGCTCGTGTTTAATTACTGAACGAAACCCAACGTCCTATTGGACATTAACTACTACAATGCAGATTAACCATTACCTACTACACCTTGTGTATACAAAAACAGTTTATTACAGCGAGAAAATCCCGTATCCGAGCCAATTTAAACAATCTGCTTAAACAGAAACCCATAAGGACATATTATGTTTGCACAAACCATCTCTAGTTAACGTCACTACAGCCATTGTTGATCCACTGACAAGAACACTGCCTCAAACTGAGATGACATTAACAAAACTGTTTACTTCCTAGAATCCTGCAATTTATTGTACCTCGGCGCATTTAATAC
Proteins encoded in this window:
- the LOC140399667 gene encoding probable G-protein coupled receptor 139, translated to MCNPTYPFFITANLVTLMILRLKDCGLCKRTTIYLVAMVSADLLVLIFLVLINHILAPRVPQTFYLNSLVYGLNSIMSVAVTNCSVWLTVSFTFDRFVAICCQSFKRRYCDPKSAALIVGAIYLGTYLSSIPNFFTNVHYYDHEELETKTRNADNTDSIHAWRVFYWVKLILNPLVPYFAVILLNLLTVRHVLAASEVRRAFRGDGQSSGDPEMQNRRKALVLLIAAFASFILLWMPTIGLFLFSRITATYSFHDFKEPVAVIHELADMLSTLNCCTSTCMYALTQSKFRAELRRAVRYGEDLMTKTTTTRQ